In the genome of Lathyrus oleraceus cultivar Zhongwan6 chromosome 4, CAAS_Psat_ZW6_1.0, whole genome shotgun sequence, the window aattagggttttagtcaaaacatgtgtatgtgaattttgtcaaaatggagtttacacaaagaaacctaatgtttggagtttacacaaagataaatttgatataatacgacttgatattaataaagtttggagtttacacaaagaaacctaatggtgatgaccgggatcacctaaccgtcctccggtcccacatcccttagctaccctaacccttggccctaacccacgttgacgattctgcaccggtgtttgttcatctgaggggccaggagcgtcactaccaattacaggagaaggtccgttgaggtattcagtcaactcagcatagtcttcagtatgcaaTGATGGTGTATCGtcgtagctgagctcatgacccatgccagagaagttgggatgtggttgactcatggatgggcgaccgggacggttgaagggagacatgggtgtgaatgatgcgtctaggaaaggttggaaaggttgttggggtgtttagtagagatagggttgtaggatgttttggttttgtgatgtttgggcttcaagtctctcaatacttctgattttttccccttctggtattttcccatctaaccatcgaaccaactccctcttcaattgatcgaacgtggtgatgttccaaaacagcatcaccatttgaggtttgtctctcgcataaatcaccttaccgtatcggcgatgaacaccaaacatgatagccaaatgattatatgagctgtggaacaattggtcacacaacgcatctatttataagacaaaaaaggcattttatgagggagtcgccaattgaattggcgactcctcttaaaacctacacatatgcgccaattggattggttagggcacctgccctagccaatccaattagcgcctccattcaatttttaagaagagtcgccatatgaacaactttaatgttcgtcaaaaatccatttgaaacttggaagctcatcattcatttcaaaacattataggtcattttgacagaaaccctaattttgggtcaacttcccaaggacctaactccttcattttttttattttgaggtgggaccaagtgcattggaaagtttgagatgtctacttcaattgttatgttggacaaaatttcataattctaaaagaaacacatgtgataatacaaaacattataggtcagataacagttgaaaaaatcagaagtccaacttcaagtgcccataactttctcataaaaaatccaaatgattcaaaatttatgtccaaattcattgttttgaaaagatctacaactttcatgttggacattTTGTCATTTGAGGTATTTTtgagggagtcgccaattgaattggcaaCTCCTCTTAATActtacacataggcgccaattggattggctagggcaagtgccctagccaatccaattggcgcctccattcaaattttaagaggagtcgccaattcaattggagactcctcctaaaagtggggtacttTGAGAATTTTTCTAAAATCAGGGgtattttgagattttttttgaaaaactgggttatctcggtaaaaaaaccaaaaaatatatatatacaaacaaatataaatAGCCTCGTGTCTTTTGCCCGGTGGCCCACCATTTAAATAATGATTTTTGACATGCAAAAGAGTGACAGGAACATGTATATAGCAATGGTCGTCGAATTTTGGAGAtaaaattttgaagaaaaaacTTTATGATATTTTAGTTTTATCTAGATTCCTTTCGATGAAAATAACTTAGCTCATTGAAATATATCTAGACTCCAGTCTATACAAGCTTAAGCTTATGCTGTTTTTTatatgaatttttttttataaagCCAAAATATATTCAAAATGAGAAAAAAAAAGCGGAGACCAAACTAAAACCTACTTAAACACCATCAAATCTAAAATTAGATAAACCTAACTTATCATGATGCAAAGTAGATAAAAAGAAGTTGATGGAAGAGTCCCAAACAAGACTACGGGCCAAAGAGGAGACCTTGGAGGCAAGCATGTTGACGCATTGATTTTTCTTTCTATAAATGTGAGTTATGAGAAATTCCATCGACCTAGCTTTACCATAGCATTGAGTCATCTAGTATGAATGTTCCAAGGGACAATTTTGGAGTCATGATCAGTAGCAAGAATGGCCAACTTAGACTTTGTTTCCAACCAGAGTTTAGACCAACCAAAGAGATAAGCGTACTCAATAGGTCTCACCACACCAAGCAGCTCCGCGTGAAAAGCAAAATTCCCATCCACCAACTAGAGAAAGCAAAAATAGAATCCCCTGAATCATTACGGAATAACCTGCCACTAGAAGCCTCAGAGATAGCAAAGGAAACGTCGGTGTTAGATTTTAACCAACCATTAGTAGGAGGACGCCACACCACTTCCACAATCTTAGGAGCCTTAGAAGGATTTAAATTGACCTTGAACGTCTTGGTTATGGTAAAATCATGAACCGAAGAATTAGCAACTCTATTCGTGTTATTCCCAATGAAAGCTACCTCAGATTGGATAATGCTTAACACCTGCCTCCAGCGCAGCTTGCAGCCCCTGATTTTAAAACTATTTATAGAAATCCAAATATCATTACAAATATAAATTATGGTATCTTGGATAATAATTGTGCACTGCTTGCTCCAGCTTCTGTCGCAAATTTGCAGAGCGACAAAAATGTTTAAAGGCTTAGGGTATGGACCTTTATCAAATTCAGAAACCAGTTCCAAATATGTTGGGCATAGGGACAAAGGAAAAAAAAATATGAGAAATAGACTCCTCCTGAGCGTACAAGCCGATTATGACAATTCCTTTAAACCGTAAGAGATCTAGCGGGAGGgatatcttgattccaaataTAACCAGTCCAATTCAATAAAGGTTTATCTGGCATCTTGTGCAAATAAGCATCTTTGAGGGATAAGTCTCCATTGGTAGAATGTGGTCAAATCCTACAATCATCTTTTAACTCCAAAGAAGAGTGATATGTAAGACTTTTTCTTGAATATATGGCAGCAAATCAGAGATATGTTTGGGAAAACGATAGGCATTTTGATTAATACAACTAGCAAAAAGCATATTGGTGTCCACAAGATGAGGGTGATGCACCATGTTGATCAGCGGGTCCCCAAGCTAGTTGTCCAACCAAAAATTAGTGTCCATCCCATTACCAATGATGATTTTGGAGTCTTGATATAAATCATTGTAGTCTTTTTCAATGTTGCACGAAATAGATGAGTTGATGTGATAAGGAATAATCTTACCTTTGTTtataattctagaatttaaaaGCATAGCCCAAGGCTCTTTGGAACTAATAATGTCCCAGCAAAGCTTATAGTTTAAAGCACTGTTGAAACTCAAAATGGATTTGATGCCCTAACCCCATGAGAGAAAGGAAAATAAACAGTGTCTCAAGCCACTGTAACAAGCTTCTTATTCATAGTGTTACCTGACCAAATAAAGTATATGCAACTTTTTTCCAGCTCTTTGATAAGAGAAACATGCCATCTATAAACAGAGAAACTATGAACCAACATAGCATGAATGATGGACTTAACCAACTACACTCTACCAGCAAAAGACATAAGGGAAGACTTCTAATTTTCCAACTTCATTTTGATTTTGTCCACCAATAGACTGAAATAAATAGCTTTAGGGCCTCCTTTTAAAATTGGAACACTCGGGTAAGAGAAAGGGAGGCTCCAAAATTTGAAGCCAAACATCAAAGAGATGTGGTGAAGCCAAGATTCACTCATAGAACCAGTGAAGATTTGATACTTAGAAGGGTTGATAAATTGGCCAGAGGCCCTATAGTATCTTTGGAAAAGGTTGATAAGGGCTTTGATGGATCTCTTGTGTTCtatgcaaaaaaaaaaatcatcatatcatttgcatatAAGCAATGAGAGGGCACCACCAATCCTCTAGGGCCAGGAAATGGACTTGACTTTACCCTACTCCATGAGAAACTTGATGCTTATGGTAAGGACCTCCTCCGCAATGCAAAAGATGAGGGGAGAAAGAGGATCACCCTGCATCACACCCTTCTCACACTTGAAAAAGCCAGTGATGTTGCCATTGAAAGAGATGGAGATTTTGGATGATTCAAGAATATTCCAAATCCATTTGTTGAACCTATCATTAAAACCAAAATCCTTAAGAACCTGTATAAAAAAACCAATTTAGAGAATCAAAAGTTTTAAATATGTCTACCTTCAAAGCAATATTGCCACCATTAGATTTCTTGTGAAGGAAGTTTATGGCTTCAGAAGCTAAACTAATGCAATCTCTAATGTTTATGCCCTTGACAAAGCCTTTTTGCTCATTAGAAATAATGAGGGGAATAATGCCAACAAGTATGTCTGTAATAACTTTAAAAATAATCTTGAATTTGAAGTTTGCAAGAACAATTGGGCTGAAAAGATCAATAGAGTGAGAATTAGTAGTCTTAGGAAGCAATATAAGAAGATTTGAGTTGTAATTTGGGAGAATCCAAGAAAAGTGAAATAACTGAGTCACAACAGCATAGATATCAAACTTGATCACTTCCAAATAATGATGGAGAAGGAGGCACCAAAGACATCCGCCCTGGGGCTCCATCCAGGTTAAGGTGAAGACAACATTCCTGATTTCCAATAAGTCAGGAATTTTAGTAAGCAAGATGTTCATATCCTAAGTGATCATTAGTAATACATAAGCTGACAAGATCAAGATCCTGAGAAGTACAGTTATTCTCAGAGAAAAGGTTTTTAAAGTAACTAGAAACACGCTCTCTTAGGGCCTTCTGGTTCGAAATGAGTTGGCCTTATATCTTGAGAGCTGGTATGAACTTAATAGAATGCTCAATATTACCCATCCATGGAATAACCTAGTATTtatgtaggtgtttaattggaTGCATTATATAGTAAAACACTAGATagttactaatgtcttgactgatgtcatgacatgtatgtgtgactacagtgtagttactgcaggactagctaacacaggatttattgaatgtcaaactggatgctgtgacattcatacctgtcaacagatactaaggaatagaacagcaggtgttctgttagaacttagtatttatttccagtctggttatcaaggaaagaccagacctggcataaggcctactgactgaatgtcaaactggatgttatgacattcatcattgacagcagctgctgaagattagacagagtggtgttctgctatacttcagcatgtaacttagtttgttcttcaaaagaataacagaactaacttaaggccaattgtgtaaatgttaagttggacactttgacatttattaatgtaagctgtcactgtagtatggtcattttgatcatgtacaagtcagcaaaattgtacagtctgttttctggaaaaacagactcagcatatggaccttgatgtcaagctgaatgtcgtgacattcatgcctgacagcatatgctatattgtaggttgttcagttttctgtttcagctttttctcaggctattcttcaggaagtcaacaacttagagaaaaaccaggaaatcaacaaccaatctacattcaatgaacctaacaaatagcctatttgttagtaacctaaatgttgaatttatgggaacttatgtgaccttaaattcaggagaatacaggtgcaaaagcccaggatactgcaatataaaaggaaggcgttccttcattcagtttcaagggattttgaggcgtgaagattttgtgtgtccatcatacttcactgctgtattttttgtgagtcttgtattagacgtatcttgtaagccaagccattatcaagtagatgatagctttggcatatggtgttcattgagttgtaagtgttgtgtcactcaaagcttttaagcgtgagtgctgtgtatcttgattaaagctgtgaagcacaatcaagagttgtttgaagtgtgacttcaacttgtctttaatattgtttaaagatagtaatcactgaggtgattgagggggagtgagtaggaactctgatcttaggttaagattgaaattgcattgggtagggattaagtgataagttgtaaacgggtgagtttagctttgaattgatactactaatagtggatttcctccctggcttggtagcccccagatgtaggtcatgttggactgaactgggtgaacaattacttgtgttatttactgcacttactgttaagttctgcataatccctgtctgtgcagaattggatgtcataacaaccagtgtgacatccaaagtctgataactagaatttcaattggcatcagagcaggcaccctgcctgtgaatttctgggtgagatctagggaagttactttctagtaccatggacaaggatttaggacactcaaacagaccacccatgttggatggatctaattatgatgactggaagcctcgtatgatagccttcttaaggtctctagacagcaaagtctggagagctgtcaacaaaggatgggaacatccaatgaggacaggtgaagatggagtcagtgtgcagattcctgaagaagagtgggacaaggagcaagaggcattagctcttggaaattccaaggccttgaatgcattgttcaatggaatcagcaagaacatcttcaggctggtacaccactgtgaactagctaaggaagtttgggataccctcaaggtaactcatgaaggtacgtccaaggtgaagatgtccaaacttcagatgctggccaccaagtttgaaaatctgaggatgaaagaggatgagactattcatgactttcacatgaatattcttgaaattgcaaacacctctggtggactaggtgagaaaatggctgaagagaaacttgtaagaaagattctcaggtccttgcctaagagatttgctatgaaggtcacagccatagaggaggcgcaggacatctgcaacatgaaggtagatgaactcattggttccctccaaacctttgaaatgggcttgggtgagtatgctgagaagaagaacaaaagcatagcttttgtatctaatgctgaagaggagtcagaagcaggatatactggaggtgatgaaagtatatcagaagccttagccatgcttgggagacagttcaacaagttcgtgaagaagattgatcaaagaggtagacccaatgtcaagaacatcccgtctgacattaagaaaagatcaacttctgatgagaagttcaatcacggcaagggaatccagtgtcatggttgtgaagggtatggacacgtcagagctgaatgccctacttacctcaaattgcaaaataaaaggttagctatcacatggtctgaaggagactctgaaagtgaatctgaaggagaatcagccaaacatgtcactgcactaaccagtgtttgtgcctctgaagatgactcaagtgcagatgaactgacctttgatgaacttgctgtagcctataagaagttgtgttccaccagtgcagaagtgcgtgcacaaggagaaaagcaaaagaaactcatcaagaaactggaagatgagagacagatgcaactgtctgtcataaagggtctaaatggtgagataaccctgctgacctccaagctgaatcagatgactaaatccatcagaatgatgaataagg includes:
- the LOC127135398 gene encoding uncharacterized protein LOC127135398; amino-acid sequence: MNILLTKIPDLLEIRNVVFTLTWMEPQGGCLWCLLLHHYLEVIKFDIYAVVTQLFHFSWILPNYNSNLLILLPKTTNSHSIDLFSPIVLANFKFKIIFKVITDILVGIIPLIISNEQKGFVKGINIRDCISLASEAINFLHKKSNGGNIALKVQQMDLEYS